A region of the Methyloprofundus sedimenti genome:
AACTGTCATGCTTGAATTTAACAAATCGCTTTTATCGGCTCATCTCTGGAAGCATCGACTGGTTTTTTGGCTTGGTGCTATTTTTATAGGCTTATTAATTGCCGCCATGACTTTACTCAGCGAATGGGCGTCCGAGTTTTTTCGCAAGACCTCTGTGAGTTATCCCTGGTTTCAGTTTGTCACTCCTCCTGTAGGACTTGCGCTGATTGCCTGGATAACTTTTCGCTTTTTTCCGGGCAGTCAGGGCAGTGGTATTCCTCAGATTAAAACAGCGCTGGAAATCCCCTATACTTTAAGTGAACGTAAAAAACTGGTTTCTCTCCGTATCGCGTTCGGCAAAGCTTTTTTACCTATTTTGGGATTATTATCAGGCGCATCAGTCGGATTTGGCGGCCCTGCCGTCCATGTTGGTGCATCGCTAATGTCGTCTTTGGGTAAATTAGCTAACTTTCCTTCTCTGTATATGAGTAAGGGTCTATTATTAGCAGGTAGCGCTGCTGGCTTTGCGGCAATGTTTAGCGCCCCTTTAGCAGGAATTCTGTTCGCTATTGAAGAAATGGGACGCACACTGGAAGAGCGCATTAGCACTTTAGTGCTGACAGCGATTATTTTTTCCGGGGTAACAGCTTATTCAATTCTGCATCACACGATTTTTTTTACCGATAATACCTTAGATTTTCCTCTGGATAAAGAGTGGTTAGCCATTCCATTCTGCGGGGTTATCGGCGGTCTGTTAGGCGCAATATTTAGCCGTATTATCGTTAGCGGTTACCATAAATTAAAGAAGCTACAGCTTCCTATTGTGCTAGTTGCCTTTGTCAGCGGCTGTATTATTGCCTTGTTTGGTTATTTATCTCAAGGCGAAACATTTGGTACCGGCTACCAAATGGCTAAAAATATTATCTACAGTTCGGCATCAATTGATCCCATGTTACCGGTGTATAAAATGTTATCAACTTGTGCAACATTTTTTAGTGGCATTCCCGGCGGTATCTTTGTCCCTTCCATCGCCACTGGCGCTGCCTTTGGCGCCAATCTGGCACACTGGTTTCCTATTGCCCCGACGCAAGTCATGATTTTACTGACTATAACTGCTTATTTTGCCGGCATGTTACAGTCCCCTCTCACTTCATTTGCACTGATACTGGATATCACACATAGCCATGAAATTTCCATCCCCATCATTGCGGCAGCTTTTATTGCCTCGGGTGTTGCAAAACTGATTAATCCCCGGCCGCTTTATAGAGAGCTATGTGATGCTTTTCAACAATATCCAGTACCTGTAGCGACTACTGAAAAAGAAAATGTCCCGCAAGCAGAAAAATAAAATCTATATTCTGGCTTTGCTGTTTATCCTCAGCGGCCTTGCGCTGTATAGCTTTTACCCAGGTATTAAAATGGCGCCTGATGTCAGCTTTAAAACCATTAGCAATAAGCAGATACAGTTAAATCAACTACAGGGCAAAGTCTTGCTCATTAGCTTCTGGGCAAGTAATTGTCCTAGTTGCCTCAAGGAAATCCCCGATATTATAAGTCTATATCAGGAGTATCATCAGCGTGGTTTAGAAATTATTGCCATCGCTATGTATTACGACCGTCCGAATTATGTGGTTGAAACCCGTAAAAACTATCAAATTCCTTATGACATAGCGCTAGATTCAAGCATGGATTTAGCGACAGCTTTCGGTAATGTCGCGCTCACACCGACTACTTTTTTGCTTAGCCCACAAGGAGAGATCATCTATCAGATCACCGGCTCTTTTGATTTGCAAGCGATGCAAACACGTATTCAAACTTTATTAACTCAACAAGGAAATTAACAATGCTCTGGTTAAAAGCTTTTCATCTTATTTTTATGGTCACCTGGTTTGCAGGATTGTTTTATCTGCCTAGACTTTATGTCTATCATGCCATGAGTGAGGATAGCATCAGTAACGAACGTTTTAAAATCATGGAGCGTAAATTGTTCTATGGCATTATGACACCAGGAATGATAATTACCTTTATCTTTGGTATCTGGATGCTGATTGATTACGCCTGGGGCATGTATTCCTCTATGGGCTGGTTACATGTCAAACTCACCTTATTAGTGGGCCTGGTTGTTTATCATTATTACTGTTATCTTTATTTACAGGATTTTAAATTCGACCGCAACCAGCGCAGTCATGTTTTCTACCGCTGGTTTAATGAAATCCCAGTGTTATTTTTACTGGCAATTATTATATTAGCTGTAGTTAAACCGTTCTAAGCGTTGGTAACGTAAGCTTGCCCCTGATAACTCCTGGCTAACGCATCATATAATGCACAATAGCCAGGATAATCAACTGAATGAAGGTCAAAAGCCAAAAATAAAGTACAAACAGTGCCCACTTGACCTGCTTTGATTTATTTACACCTTTAAATCTGACTAACAACCAGCCACCAATAGTGCCTACGCACAACATAACAAAGCCAATCAAAGCATAGTTCATCAATAATCCTTAATGGGTGCAGGAGCCAACACTTGTCGTGAACCGCTGCCTTCAGCAGGACTCACTACACCGGCCATTTCCATCGCCTCTATCATCGTTGCTGCGCGGTTATACCCGACTTTAAAGCGTCTTTGCACACTGGAAATGGATGCTTTTCGAGATTCAGTGACAAATGCGACTGCTTGGTCATATAAATCATCTTTTTCTGAATCAATTGCTTCTTGTCCCGAAACAAAAGAGCCGTCATGACTTTCAGAATATTCCTGAGTGATTTCCTGTAAATAATTGACCGGTGCGGTTTTTTTCAAAAATTCAACCACATGATGTACTTCATGATCATCCACAAAGGCACCGTGAGCACGAATGGGAATGTTTGTTCCTGACGGCATAAACAGCATATCGCCATTACCTAACAAAAATTCTGCTCCTCCCTGGTCTAACACTGTTCTTGAGTCGATACGTGAAGACACTTGAAAAGAAATCCGCGAGGGCACATTCGCTTTAATCAAGCCAGTTAACACATCAACTGACGGACGTTGCGTGGCTAAAATTAAATGAATACCTGCAGCACGTGCCTTTTGCGCTAATCGGGCAATCAATTCTTCAACCTTTTTGCCTACAATCATCATCATATCCGCTAACTCATCAATGACAATCACAATGCTGGGCAAAGTACTTAGTGTAGGTATACTTTCTCCTTCAGCTAATCCTGTATCGTAGCTGTACATAGGATCTTTAATCGGTTCACCATTTTTTTCAGCTTCACTCACCAAATGATTAAAGCCCGCCAGATTTCTCACCCCGACTTTAGACATCAGCTTATATCGTCGCTCCATTTCAGCCACTGCCCAGCGCAGTGCATTGGCTGCATCTTTCATATCGGTAACGACCGGGGTTAATAAATGCGGTATCCCCTCATAAACGGATAGTTCCAGCATTTTTGGGTCGATCATTATCATCCTGACTTCATCAGGTGTCGCTTTATACAACATGCTTAAAATCATCGTATTAATGGCAACCGATTTACCCGACCCTGTTGTACCTGCCACTAAAAGGTGTGGCATTTTTGCCAAATCAGCAACGACGGGACTACCGGCAATGTCTTTACCTAATAACAAAGTCAGCGGAGATTTTGATTTAATAAATTTTGATGATTCCAGCCCTTTTCTAAACGACACCATCTCTCGTTGCTGATTAGGTATTTCCAGGCCAATAACGGACTTACCCGCAATGACTTCGACAATTCTAACGCTGGTGACCGATAAGGCACGCGCAAGATCTTTGGCCAGCCCAGAAATCCGACTCACTTTTACGCCTGCTGCCGGTTGCATTTCAAAACGAGTAATCACGGGCCCGGGTAAAACCCCCGTCACTTCTACAATAACATTAAAATCTTGCAAAGATTGCTCAACCAGACGGGACATATCTTCCAGTTCCTCGGCTGAGTAACCTTGCACATTAACCTCTCTTAAATCCAGTAATTCGGTATCTGGCAATGTACCTGGGCTTATATCCTGAAATAAATCAGTTTGTAATTTTTTAGTAACAACGGGTTTAGCAACGGCGGTGGCACTGCTCTCCAGCTCAACACTGTCAAGAAAATTAATGACTGGTGTTATCTTTGCTGTTGCCAAAGGGGGTTTTGCTACCGATTTTGCTGCTTCCTGTACTTGCCTTGGAAGTCCCTTTTCTGGTTCTCTTATTCCAGTATTTTCATCTGTCCCGGGATTCGTACGTGTAAACAGCACTGTTAATTTTTTATAGCATAAAGACATAAAAAATAGCGTATTTTTACCCACCGCTTCCATAAGTCTCAGCCATGAAATATGGGTATATAAGGTTATACCAGAAAAAAATACGGCTATCAGTAATAAAGTCGCGCCAGAATTACCAAAAGTAATGACCGAGGCTTCACCTAATTCTTGACCAATGATACCCCCACTGTTTCTAGGCAGTTCAATTTGACAGCGTAAAATATGCAAATAACAGAACGTACTGGCAGAAATAATGGCCGCTATCAGGCCAATCCAGCGTATAGATTTCATCAAACCGACAGTATCGATCACTTTTCCGGTAAAAAACAAATACCCCTGCCAAAAAATAATGACAGGAAAACTAAAAGCAACCACCCCAAAAAAACTGAACGAAAAATCTGCCAACCAGGCACCTACCATACCACCAGCGTTTTGAATCGCCATTTTCGAGCCACTATGCGACCAGCCAGCATCTTCATGACTAAAAGAAATAAGTGATATTAAATAAAAAAGAGCGACTACGATAAAACCGAACAAAGCAATTTCACGTAAGCCTCTAACCGATCTTTCTTCCATTACCGCCGCCATCATTACACCTAACTTCATAAAAAACAAAACTATAGGCCAATCATTACATAAAACACATGAAATAAAAAGGGCTAATCTTGAATTTTTGATGCTCCACAAGGCTAGAAAATAGTTTCTTATAATAAATATCTCTATATCTGATAGAGGTCATCATTTTGCAATTGTGGTAATATCCTATTTCTTAAAATTATAATAATCTGGAGGATCGTATGTCCAAAATTCGTTCTATTGTTTCCGCTATAGCGCTCGCTAGCTCTGTTTCAGTCGCTTCTGCATGGGAAGCTCTGCCAACTACAGCACCGGCACCGGCAAATAACCCGACAACAGCTGAAAAAGTTGAGTTAGGTCGTATTCTATATCACGACCCTAGACTTTCTTCTACCGGCACTGTGTCATGTGCATCATGTCATAACACTATGTTGGGCGGTGAAGATAACCGACCTAATTCTATGGGTGTTAATGGTCAAACCGGTGGGCGTAGCGCACCCACTGTGTGGAACTCGGCATTTAATGAAGTGCAATTCTGGGATGGCCGAGCTGCCAGCCTGGAAGATCAAGCTGCAGGTCCGGTGACTAACCCGATAGAAATGGGTATGAAAAACTGGGATGATGTTGTTGCCCGCTTGAAATCCATAGACGGTTATCAACCCTATTTTGAAAAAGCCTTTGGTAAAAACTCTATTTCTAAAGACAATGCGACGAAAGCCATTGCTGCTTACGAAAGAACGTTAATTACCCCTAACAGTGCTTATGACAAGTTTGCCAAAGGTGATAAAAAAGCCTTATCAGAACAGCAAATACGGGGATTTAATAAAGTAGTTGAACTGGGTTGTACTGGCTGCCATAGCGGCCCTGCTTTTAATGGTCCTGGAACATTCCAGAAATTCCCCGTTACCAGCAACCCTTATTTAGAGAAAAAATATCAATTTAGCAAGGATAAAGGGCTTTTTGAAGTCACAGGCAAAAGTGGCGATGAACATTTATTCAAAGTACCGACACTACGAAATATTGCTTTAACAGCACCTTATTTTCATAATGGTTCGGTTAAAACACTAGAAAGCGCAGTTAAAATCATGGCTAAATTACAATTAGGTGCAACACTAAACGATGCTGAAGCAGCCGATATTGTTGCCTTTTTAAATGGCTTAACCGGTGAATTTCCTAAACAGGAAATGCCTGTTTTACCTGGTACACCGGGAACATCGTTTTACTAATCGAAAGTCAACACGACTGCCAGTTTTGTTAACTGGCAGTCACCCTTCACGATATTCTTCTTTTAAACCAGAAGTGCCAAAGATCTTAACTATTACCTATTACTAGTAAATAATGATCAGTAATTATTTTGTCTGAATAGTCTAGAAAATCAGGATCAAGAAAACTTACAAATCAGATATTTGTCAATGATCGCGAATTCAAGCAATTAATGCAACACCCTGTGATTTATTTATATCAACCCTCGTTATTTGGCAAAATACTTCCCATGGAGTTCTGTAATTTAACCCTTTTCTTGGACGATGATTAAGTGCTGTAATTGCACTATCAACCTCATCTTGAGTTACCTTATCCAAAGGTTCTTTTTTAGGGAAGTATTGCCTTAATAAGCCATTGTGGTTTTCATTTAAACCTCGTTGCCACGAATGATACGGTTTGGCAAAATAAGTGCCGCAGTCGAGTGTTTTTGCAATGGCTTCATGCCTACAAAACTCACGTCCATTATCAAAGGTAATCGTGTGAACCCAACGTTTAAAAGGCTCAAGAGCATTGATAATCGCCTCTTTCGTTAATTCAGATTCTTTACGCTCAATTGAGATGGCGAAGTTGAGCTTTGAGACCCGTTCAGTCAGCGTCACCAATACGCCTTTATGTCCTTTACCGATAACAGTATCTGCTTCCCAATCACCTAAACGCGTTTTATCATCAACCACTTTTGGTCGCTCATCAATATCAACACGGCTGGGTATCGTTCCGCGATAATCATTTTTTCCATATCGCTTACGATAAGGTTTGGCTTGATGCCTCAAATAAGTATACAAATCGCCACCGGCTGCTTTGTTAGCTAAAATATAACGGTAAATAGTCTCATGACTGACGGAGTCCTTACCTTGTTGTTTTAAGCGTCCTGAAATACAGTCAGGACTCCATTTCTCTTTGATTAAAGGCGTTATTATCTGTTGTAACTCAGCCGTCATCTTGATGTTTTTGGGCTTATCAATATGGCGTTGTTTAGCTATTCTCTCAGCTTGCTTGTAACGATAACCACACTGACCTGTATTACACGTAATTTCACGTCCAATAGTCGATTTATGACGCCCCAATGTGATGGCTATTTGATTCTTAGAAACGCCTTGTTTTAGTTGCGTATAAATGTAAAATCTTTCCTCTTGGGTTAGATGGTTAAACGTGTTCATTGAGCACCTCTTTTTAGTTTCAGGTTTTAGTCGACGGAAACTATACCATCTAACCCTTTAAAGAGGTGTTGCAGTTATTATATGAATTCGGGGATTATGACAATCTGCAAAGTAAAAAGACTTCCAAATCTAAATAGACTTGGAAGTCTTTAATTTTCTTGCTTGAACCGCTCAGAAGCGACTGTTATTCGCATGTTAATTTTTCAGTTATACCTTCTTCTTTACTATTCCCATTTACCTTAGTGGCAATCGCTGCCGTTGCAAATAACACTGATGAAGCAATAACTTCACCTGAAATTAAACCAAACAGGGCAAGAACAAAACCAAGCCCCGTTAATACATCTTTCGCAAATTCGCTCATAGTAATACCCCTAATAAAACAGACAGCGGTTAAAGCCCGCACTGTCATTATAGGAGCGCATAAAAAGTTTTCAATGTCACTAAAAGCACATAGATTATTTCCTTTTTGGATACATTAAACAAGCTGAAAATCCAGCGTATTTAAAAAATCGACTGCACATAGGCTATTAAAAAACTTAAGGTGACTATACTCGTGATTGTTGAAATAATAATACTGGTCGCTATCGGGGCAACACAAACCTGAAATTTTTGTGAAAATATGTAAGCGCTAATACCAACAGGCATTGCTGAAGTAAGCAAGGCTACTGAAGCCCACAGTGGAGCAACGCTAAAAACGTGAAACACTAACACCCAAACCAGAAAGGGAAAAATAATATTTTTTAACAGCACAATCACTAAAGCGGGCGCAATATGGCCCTGTATTTTGTACTTATTGAGTGTGGTGCCAAGAACAAATAAAGCTGTCGGTATTGCTGCTTGACTCATCAAGGTAATCGCTTCTTTTAAAGGCGGGTATATCGGGATCTTAAAAATATTGACCAAGCCGCCCATAATTAAACTGCAGGTTATGGGGCTGGTAATAAGTTGTCTGATGATACCCAGAATATTTTGCAGCAAGGATGCCATTGAAAATGCGCTACGTTCCGCAATGATAAACCCCAGGGTGAATAAAATCAGGTTATGTATAGAAATGATAATAAGCAGGGGTAATATAGCACTTTCCCCCAGCGCATAAAGACAAACAGGTATGCCGACGATCGTTGCATTTGAATAGGCTGCCCCCATGCTAAATACGCTTTGTTCAGCGGCAGAAAACTGGAATAAAATTTTCCCCAGAAAAATTGCCAGTGCATAGATAAATAACAGGACAGCGTAATAAGCAAACAGGAATTCCCATTGCATAGAGGCTGGAATTTTTGCATTGACCGTACCTATAAATAGCAACATGGGGATAACATAGTCGAACGCAAACTTTGCTAAAGCATCGCAATCACTCTGCTTCAAGTGCTGTCGATTGGCCGATA
Encoded here:
- a CDS encoding TlpA disulfide reductase family protein — translated: MSRKQKNKIYILALLFILSGLALYSFYPGIKMAPDVSFKTISNKQIQLNQLQGKVLLISFWASNCPSCLKEIPDIISLYQEYHQRGLEIIAIAMYYDRPNYVVETRKNYQIPYDIALDSSMDLATAFGNVALTPTTFLLSPQGEIIYQITGSFDLQAMQTRIQTLLTQQGN
- a CDS encoding chloride channel protein codes for the protein MLEFNKSLLSAHLWKHRLVFWLGAIFIGLLIAAMTLLSEWASEFFRKTSVSYPWFQFVTPPVGLALIAWITFRFFPGSQGSGIPQIKTALEIPYTLSERKKLVSLRIAFGKAFLPILGLLSGASVGFGGPAVHVGASLMSSLGKLANFPSLYMSKGLLLAGSAAGFAAMFSAPLAGILFAIEEMGRTLEERISTLVLTAIIFSGVTAYSILHHTIFFTDNTLDFPLDKEWLAIPFCGVIGGLLGAIFSRIIVSGYHKLKKLQLPIVLVAFVSGCIIALFGYLSQGETFGTGYQMAKNIIYSSASIDPMLPVYKMLSTCATFFSGIPGGIFVPSIATGAAFGANLAHWFPIAPTQVMILLTITAYFAGMLQSPLTSFALILDITHSHEISIPIIAAAFIASGVAKLINPRPLYRELCDAFQQYPVPVATTEKENVPQAEK
- a CDS encoding AEC family transporter, whose product is MQVFNTVMPILTIVLLGFLSANRQHLKQSDCDALAKFAFDYVIPMLLFIGTVNAKIPASMQWEFLFAYYAVLLFIYALAIFLGKILFQFSAAEQSVFSMGAAYSNATIVGIPVCLYALGESAILPLLIIISIHNLILFTLGFIIAERSAFSMASLLQNILGIIRQLITSPITCSLIMGGLVNIFKIPIYPPLKEAITLMSQAAIPTALFVLGTTLNKYKIQGHIAPALVIVLLKNIIFPFLVWVLVFHVFSVAPLWASVALLTSAMPVGISAYIFSQKFQVCVAPIATSIIISTITSIVTLSFLIAYVQSIF
- a CDS encoding cytochrome-c peroxidase → MSKIRSIVSAIALASSVSVASAWEALPTTAPAPANNPTTAEKVELGRILYHDPRLSSTGTVSCASCHNTMLGGEDNRPNSMGVNGQTGGRSAPTVWNSAFNEVQFWDGRAASLEDQAAGPVTNPIEMGMKNWDDVVARLKSIDGYQPYFEKAFGKNSISKDNATKAIAAYERTLITPNSAYDKFAKGDKKALSEQQIRGFNKVVELGCTGCHSGPAFNGPGTFQKFPVTSNPYLEKKYQFSKDKGLFEVTGKSGDEHLFKVPTLRNIALTAPYFHNGSVKTLESAVKIMAKLQLGATLNDAEAADIVAFLNGLTGEFPKQEMPVLPGTPGTSFY
- the hemJ gene encoding protoporphyrinogen oxidase HemJ — protein: MLWLKAFHLIFMVTWFAGLFYLPRLYVYHAMSEDSISNERFKIMERKLFYGIMTPGMIITFIFGIWMLIDYAWGMYSSMGWLHVKLTLLVGLVVYHYYCYLYLQDFKFDRNQRSHVFYRWFNEIPVLFLLAIIILAVVKPF
- a CDS encoding DNA translocase FtsK, with protein sequence MKLGVMMAAVMEERSVRGLREIALFGFIVVALFYLISLISFSHEDAGWSHSGSKMAIQNAGGMVGAWLADFSFSFFGVVAFSFPVIIFWQGYLFFTGKVIDTVGLMKSIRWIGLIAAIISASTFCYLHILRCQIELPRNSGGIIGQELGEASVITFGNSGATLLLIAVFFSGITLYTHISWLRLMEAVGKNTLFFMSLCYKKLTVLFTRTNPGTDENTGIREPEKGLPRQVQEAAKSVAKPPLATAKITPVINFLDSVELESSATAVAKPVVTKKLQTDLFQDISPGTLPDTELLDLREVNVQGYSAEELEDMSRLVEQSLQDFNVIVEVTGVLPGPVITRFEMQPAAGVKVSRISGLAKDLARALSVTSVRIVEVIAGKSVIGLEIPNQQREMVSFRKGLESSKFIKSKSPLTLLLGKDIAGSPVVADLAKMPHLLVAGTTGSGKSVAINTMILSMLYKATPDEVRMIMIDPKMLELSVYEGIPHLLTPVVTDMKDAANALRWAVAEMERRYKLMSKVGVRNLAGFNHLVSEAEKNGEPIKDPMYSYDTGLAEGESIPTLSTLPSIVIVIDELADMMMIVGKKVEELIARLAQKARAAGIHLILATQRPSVDVLTGLIKANVPSRISFQVSSRIDSRTVLDQGGAEFLLGNGDMLFMPSGTNIPIRAHGAFVDDHEVHHVVEFLKKTAPVNYLQEITQEYSESHDGSFVSGQEAIDSEKDDLYDQAVAFVTESRKASISSVQRRFKVGYNRAATMIEAMEMAGVVSPAEGSGSRQVLAPAPIKDY
- a CDS encoding IS30 family transposase, whose translation is MNTFNHLTQEERFYIYTQLKQGVSKNQIAITLGRHKSTIGREITCNTGQCGYRYKQAERIAKQRHIDKPKNIKMTAELQQIITPLIKEKWSPDCISGRLKQQGKDSVSHETIYRYILANKAAGGDLYTYLRHQAKPYRKRYGKNDYRGTIPSRVDIDERPKVVDDKTRLGDWEADTVIGKGHKGVLVTLTERVSKLNFAISIERKESELTKEAIINALEPFKRWVHTITFDNGREFCRHEAIAKTLDCGTYFAKPYHSWQRGLNENHNGLLRQYFPKKEPLDKVTQDEVDSAITALNHRPRKGLNYRTPWEVFCQITRVDINKSQGVALIA